A region of the Apium graveolens cultivar Ventura chromosome 6, ASM990537v1, whole genome shotgun sequence genome:
ttttgttttgttctAGTTGTCATCTTTTGAAGCCAGTGATGCCAGTGTTTGTGCTGGCTGGTATCTGGTATACCTTTTATCTCCATCATACTCTTTCATTTACCAATAGTTCCTCCAGCCGCTTGTCATCTCcatttaatttcttaaaaaaaatttagGAGGGGGGAGGGGGTGTCGCTGTTACCCTAAGACATCTTATATGCAATGTACATGTTCTGAGCCTTGTGATCAGTTCAGAGATGGGTCTCCTACATTTGACAATTAGTTTTTGGTGCTGTTTTTAATATTGCATTCTTACATTCTGCAGAAGGTACTCATGCTCCAATCCCGGCATATCCGAATGAGATTGATGGTATTTCAAGGATGTCATTACCTGTTTTTGGTTTTGCTTCATACAAGTTCAAATTGTCACTATGGACAGAGAATGGGCAATTAGTGAGTTCGCTCATGCAGGCTGCTGAAGAGTGGCTGACTTTGCGCAAGGTCTATCACCCTGATTTTCGTTTCTTCTGCCGTAGATGATAATTGGAGATGACGTCTGTCATGACTTCTGTCACCTAACAATTCTGTCAGTTCAGGGAAAAGCAAATTTGTTTTTTCGATAAAGTGAGTAATATCTGAAAAAAATGTATAACTGTGTCGATTAAAGGAAGATCTCACTATGGAATGTGAGAAGATCAATGGCAGAATAAAGTAGACTACAATATATATTAGTAGTGTAGACGCAGAAGTGCTGAACCAAATCCCCTGACCATCTCTGCTTGCTAGTCGGCAGAGAATGTTTTATCTAGTTTATATCTTTTTTTTGGGTGTTATAACAGGCTTATTTTTTCTGTCCTGATGTTTTAAGTGTAACTTTTACTAGCTATGAAGGGGATTTTGATAGGGTATAATAGATTTGAATGTAGTAGCCAGTGTATTGTAATGTTATCCAGACTAAttatttgtttttaaaaaataaaaaaaaaaggaaaaagaaaagtAGTTTAGGGTATGACTGCCTTGCGTTAGTATCTATACATCTGTGTTGGTTGATAGGAATTGAGTTCGTAGTTGGTCCTATACAAGTTCTCTGTTTCTCCTGCTCTTTGATGcctaatatttatatattttgtttGGCATTGTTGTACTAGAAAAACTGAATAGCTTCATAGTTATGTTGCGATACATGCTTGTTTTCTATAAAACCACATTGTCAAAAAGTAGCAATATTACTTTACAAGGTTTGAATCTGAACACGAAATATATGCCTATGAATGTTCTTTTTATTAGACATTGAATGAATACGAGCGAATCTAAGCTACATGAAAGTATCATGTGATATACTCTGCATGTCCCTAAAAATGTGTCCTTTTTGTGTTGGACATGTTTGACAATGCACACTTTTTGATTGTTAATATGTTTAATTACgcattagtattaaatataaaaatttcattatactcataaatacgaatccaacaatATCACTCGTGattatatttgatcttatagattagacgtaaattagtagtcaatcgcttaccaTGAATAGTGTAAAAAGTCAAAACAGAAGATGTTTTTCGGGACGGAGGGTATATCAAATATGCCCATTTAAAAAACTGATCAATGTGGATGcaagttttgaaatgtaaaccAGTCATTTCATTTTATTTCAACGGCTGTAAGCTTATCCAGCCAAATATACATGTTTCTTATTTACCAAAAATGCCTTGCTACTCTTCTCGTTTGCCCATATATACAGACACATTCTATGGATTCACATTGTAATAAAGGCCATCTGAAATCAAAGGCTTCAACACAAAAATCACGTTGGCAGCCGTTACCATGGCTTCCAACAACAGAGCCAGCACAAAGAATTCCCTCGTGGTGGCTGCGCTGATGTTATTAATGGCAATGCCATCGTACGCAGAGAATCTGTCGTTGTTGGACCGGTGGGCAGCAAGAATTAGCAGAAACTTGTTCCCTAGGGTAGAGGTAACCTTGTTCAATGAATCAGAGGACAGGGTTCTGTATATGTGTAGCTTTGGGCGTGAAGACCAAAAATCATTGCATGTGTTGGAGGGAGGGCAACAATATAGCTGGAATTTCACACAGTTTGCATTCCCACTGCACTGGTGTTATCTGTATGTGAATGAGAAGAGACATGGTTTCTTTTGGGCGTACGGTGTTAGATCAAGATGTATCAAGTGTTTCTGGAAAGTTGGAAGGTATCCTTTCATTTACAGGAGTGATCGGAATAGATGGGAGCGCCAACAATTGTTTCCTCCGCAGAATGTTAAATTCAACCTCACTTTGCCCGGTGGAGCTTCTTCTTGAATCAACTCCAAGAACAATGTAGCCATGAATATGCATCAAAGGAGGGATGATGAAGCCTTTATTTCTTATGACAGTAGATGGATTTATCTCGGGTGCAATTGTGAAAAATAGTATTCCATTTGCACACATTTTTCATACACATCTTCCTCTTTTTTTTTTCGAATTTATTAATTCCAGGATCTTACTGTAATTGTACCGATCATTGTTATAAATGAAATTTTTTCATGCACACAATGTCTTAAATTTGTTTTGGTGATAGCATTGGATGATGATAAAGCGAATTTCCATTGATGCACTGCAGGACTGCACACACAATTGTTTCTTGGAGGGAAGGAAAAAAAAATGCAGGAGAACATATTATATTACATATATGTGTGATCTAAATTGAAGCAATTATAAATCTTGTAAGCCATGCTAAAGTCATTCTTTTCTTGACCCTGGTATATAGTTAACAGTTATCTTGGTTAATAATCTTAGAACCAGGTAAAACTGCACCTCTTATATAAACTTGATATAGTGCATTAGACCATGATAGATACCTCCATACTTATCCCGCAATTCTTAACATTAACTTAATTTATAACCATGCCGATCTATGCCTCTGATTCTGATGATCAACCTGCAACTACGACGAGATTGTTCAGCCGTGAAAGACCTATGCATGCTATTCTCGGTGGAGGAAAAGGTACAAACTTTACCTCAAAACATGAACCTAATTATGATCGGAAAACAGCTGCATTGCTGAAATATCAAATTTGATATATCAGTAAATGTTATGCATAACTAAGATCAAATGGAGAATGCGAAATTTCCATTTCTATTGACATGTTCAGATAAATTTTGAATTGCAGTTGCTGACATACTGCTGTGGAAGAACAAGAACTTATCGGCTGCTTTGCTGATTGTTTTCACGGTCATATGGTTTTTATTTGAAGTTGTGGAGTACAACTTTGTTTCACTCTTGTGTCACATCTCCATAATCTTTATGATCAGTCTCTTCGTCTGGTATACTGGGGCAGGATTTGCCAACTGGTGACTGTTTCTTCTTTCCAACATATTCAACATATTTTTAGACGAAATTTGCATTACCATTAACTTAACTGAGCTGATCTCCTATCTCATTTGCATCAATCTTCAAATAGGAATCCTCCAAATGTCTGCGATTTCACAATACCAGAGTCTTCAGTTAGATGGTTATTCGCAAAGATCAACAAATTTTTGTTAAGATTCTATGATATTTCAACTGGAAAAGATTTCTCCAAGTTCTTTATGGTATTTAGCTTATTCCCCAACATCAATTTATTTCTCCAAGTACTGTATCGTTTAACAGGCTTATTCATATGCAGGTCATTGCCTTACTGTGGGTAGTCTCAGTTATTGGAAACTATATCAGTTCTATAAACCTATTATATCTTGGTACGTTCACAAACTAATGCAAACACTCATTGTAAAATGCAATTGTGGTATCTAACCATGTGTTATCTGTATCGCGATGAAGGCTTTCTCGGACTGGAAACTCTACCATTTTTGTATGAGAAGTATGAGAGCGAGGTGGATTATCTTGCAAGCAAAGGCAATCGAGATGCCAAGAAACTATACaagaagtttgatgcaaaggttTTAAACAAAATTCCTCGAGGGCCTGTCAAGGAAAAAAAATTCAGATAATCAAAGTCTATACTGGGTATTCAAGGATTCTGAATTACTACATAGTTATTAATCTTTTCATTTGGTAATCCCTGTACAAATAATGATATAATGATATGATATCGGCAGTCTAGATGCTATGCTACATAAGAAAGTAAACTACTGAACCTTCCAACAGGGAAAAATAATATAACTCTACTAGATACGTGACAATTTGGTTATTGAGATTAAATTTAACAATTGCATCACAAGAACAATAAAATGTTCTTGCACGTGTGTTTCGATACATTTAGTGTTTTTCAAAAGTTGAAGGATAACTCAATGTGAGCATCTTTCATATTACGTACATCGCAGTGGTAAACATTTCACATTCCTCTGCTTTTCCGGATCTCAGATGATGATACATCCATTCTGAACTTTTCGGCCGGTATTGATATGAACATATCTTTTAACTCCTCCGGAATGTCAATATCTTCAAGAACCTACAggcattttaaaattaataaatactACACATGCTACTCTACAGTCACAAGAAACTGAATCAAAAGCAAGCATAACCACCATTTTTACAAGGTTCAGTATAGGAGCCTAACCTTAAAAGCACCATCCACATTTCGACCACCTACAAGGAAAGAAGATCCTGTGTTTTTGCAGCTGAGCAGGATTTCTAGCATTTTGCCATAATCACCGCCATAGTACTTGGGCTGCATAGACATCAACAATAAGTTTTACATTGTatgaataactcgagttacaaAGATTCCTATTTGTCCGCACCCTCTTTTGAGCGAGATTACATGTCCTAAAAAAACTTAACTTTTGGGAAGTTCGATAATTATAGCCAATAGTGCATTCCTTTCAAAATACGACAGCAGACACTAACCTATTCTTATAGTTATATACACATATTCTTGCATGTAGCCTTAAAAGGACCTATATCATTATCAATAGCTTCTCTGTCCTAATTACTCAAACCTTAGATTGCAAATAACATATACATGATCCAAAAAAGATGACCCGTACACGTGCTTGACAGTGACATTCCCAATCTGTCACCTTAATTTAAATGGACAAAGAAAATAAGTATCGGCTAGTGGTAGACTAGCACTAGTGTATCTTTATGGAGAACCGTCATATGAATTAAGATAGGTGTTTGTAGAAAAGTAGGGTTGTGGGTCCGCTTACAGTTATATTTTCGTGTAAGGAATTTTATATTCTAAGATTTTTGTAACTAGGGTCAACATACTAAAAACTTACACCTCAAAAGCCTATATATGCAGGAACAGGCTGCAACGAGTTGGTAAATAAACACAAAGTTCATACAACTGAGGTTAAAGAAAAGAACAAAAAAATTGTAATAAACCCTTTTGTGGACACAAATTGGAATATGCTTCAATAGAATACCATCAATAACTTGATAATCCTTACATTAACAAGCCTCACTGCCGTATCTGCTCCAATCACAAAAGCACTACCAGGAAAAAGTTCTGCTTTCTTATAGAAGTAAGGCTGAGTGGAAATGATCACAGTCTTTCCTGCATTTCCCATGTTAAGAAGTCACATTATCAGTTTAATTTAGCTCACAATAACAGATGGATAACCAGTTAGGTCTAAGGAGTTTATTGTACATAGAAACCTGATTACAATCGCAAGAGCAAAAATAGATTAATTTTAATTACTTGCATAAACGGCGTTATAAAGCAAGTTtatctttaaaagaatattttaaCATCATATCCTTAGGAATACTATTGACAAACTCTAACTAAAAGAATAATTAAGCAGATAGGACAGCCCAGAAAAATAGCCCTCTGGTCATACAGGCAGATATGCAATCTCCTGAGATGACGCGTGTTTTGTTCCCCGATTCATACTTCCATGAATTGCTAAATGAATATTAACAATCCTAAAGTGTGTATTGAAccatcatctttttcattatatATAGAAGGATAGGCTCACCAACTTTTTGAAACTGCTCTACGCGGTTTTTTATTTGAGATACAGTAAGAGGAGGTTTGTCTGCatttatagctgatatttcaaagCATGGATATCCATCACCACAGATGCTGCATATATGAAAACATATAATGAGATATTGAGAAGCATACTCTATAGGCTACATGATACactaaaataattaattttaatgcAAATTTTACATCTTATAAACATTATAATTTGAGTAGATTTGTTGAACATAAAAAGAATCTTCCCTTCATGATAATTATATGAACCACTTGAATTATATCTTCCTACATTTGATTCTTTCTCCCAATGAAAACAAATTATTAGAATGGTTGAGGAGATAATTTGCTTAGGATATGTAAAAAAAACTCGCAACAAATGTGGCAATGCCGATTTCAAGAAATGGATATAAAACATATTTCTTCATTTATCTTCATACTATATCGTAAAGGTGATTTAGGAGTTCCTTGAAATAATGGCATAGACTTccatttctttttcttttgttaaTTCATACAATCCCATTGTCATCTACATATCAAACAAAACTTAACCAAATTATTAAAGCAATGGACTGATTGTAGCTGATATTTTTTAAAGAAATCAATAAGTCATGGATAAAAGGTCACAATCAAACAACCTATTTGCGAAGCATAAAGTAAGGTTTATGTTGCATATGTTAAAACCTTTCCCAGATCACTGACGTGGGAGCTTTTTGCATTAGGTATGATCTTTATGGGTGCTGCTAGCTTACTATATTGGATGTTTTTAAAAAGtcatctcttctatatataataggagaacaagggtataatttcatgagattaaaaagtctcactgaaaagactaaattacccctgtttttaatatttatataaaagaagTGTTTCGTGGGAATCGAactcaagttatttcattcaacaatacaacctcttaccactacaccatattgtcacatgtgctttttatcatacacataatatgtaagtgtactaaatgaatattttatttaacttcaaagatacttacttgaattccgcaaaacaaaggatagttagttgaatatttgtacagttaattttaaataattgaattccagatataaaattgGGCATATTACATAAAttgattattatcttatttattaatcatttttagtttgaaaatatatctcatatattttaacatattttttattataaaaagtttgaattataatgagtcaatgcattttagaacttgacccattgttcaaaaaatactcgaaatttgactacatgacccggccgaaaaacataaatttaaattacaagctcggcgagaatatcttaccaataatgtgaaattttttaatatcttatgttgatataaattaatgtgtttgagatCTTTATAgaaagtcaattgattatttatattaaaattactaacttcactggtaacgtactattatttttgggatttgtcccgattttaagaatatttgaaatttgaaatgagatctcacgaaatttgttaaaactacgatgatatattaaatcaatttatttttcatttttcactttaaaaaaaatagcttttaaaaaagaatttttttatatcagcaatattcattgatcaagataatattatacaaatattttgaattattttaatattttgaattattcaaataaaagttatttctatactatattgtagcatttgattcaatgcattttatattatttatggaaaaaacatatattgttcaataatttgaaggaattaaccagttcaattgatatttataaaactttatcgaactgaaattttttaattttaggggAACAGTATAAAAtgttattaaattattatatgaaCAAATAatagagtcgtaatgaaagaaacttaaaaacggtttaaataactatataattacaatttttctttcgaattcttgaaaaaaatcatgaatatcaataataagtcttaaaaatatataattcatttttatgttacaaccatgattgatacccggttgcgtaaaaaatagatatggattgtttgtcggtgataatgtgaataccatatataaattatagcaatttatttattacataattttaatttttgaataattataagtgcatgttatttaagtaa
Encoded here:
- the LOC141666806 gene encoding uncharacterized protein LOC141666806 isoform X3 translates to MRFHLSTRTASRLWASSVTLSKGLRTREQEERVSSQVLLQAIGNACKIPIPISSDLTDTEVPDEFEKQFQEDEELQQLIDGQICFKVYPFSSVKDASNVERRIILPGSFNPLHDGHLKLLEVATSICGDGYPCFEISAINADKPPLTVSQIKNRVEQFQKVGKTVIISTQPYFYKKAELFPGSAFVIGADTAVRLVNPKYYGGDYGKMLEILLSCKNTGSSFLVGGRNVDGAFKVLEDIDIPEELKDMFISIPAEKFRMDVSSSEIRKSRGM
- the LOC141666807 gene encoding reticulon-like protein B14 translates to MPIYASDSDDQPATTTRLFSRERPMHAILGGGKVADILLWKNKNLSAALLIVFTVIWFLFEVVEYNFVSLLCHISIIFMISLFVWYTGAGFANWNPPNVCDFTIPESSVRWLFAKINKFLLRFYDISTGKDFSKFFMVIALLWVVSVIGNYISSINLLYLGFLGLETLPFLYEKYESEVDYLASKGNRDAKKLYKKFDAKVLNKIPRGPVKEKKFR